Proteins encoded together in one Dermacentor variabilis isolate Ectoservices chromosome 2, ASM5094787v1, whole genome shotgun sequence window:
- the LOC142570335 gene encoding uncharacterized protein LOC142570335, translating to MAQAQNARSPSPNYEGLSSTDHLLPDTWHRPSAAPWSARIYRLIGSPNTAGKEELVVVGLLAFMLLAGVIVGTAMLPKDSAQRRMAALKVKYNIPSGHILTTTTTTTTTATTTKKVATTKARDHKPPNETVAAKRAEEDHETDDAEETTTPTVEEQNESGSKKQGKVHRKPKTINKSARTPKRQAEASV from the exons ATGGCTCAAGCCCAGAATGCCAGGTCGCCGTCGCCAAACTATGAGGGTCTGAGCAGCACGGATCATCTGCTCCCGGACACGTGGCACAGGCCAAGCGCCGCACCTTGGTCGGCGAGGATCTACCGACTGATCGGCTCTCCCAACACTGCCGGCAAAGAGGAATTGGTCGTCGTCGGTCTCCTGGCCTTCATGCTACTGGCTG GTGTCATCGTCGGTACGGCAATGCTGCCGAAAGATTCAGCGCAGAGACGAATGGCGGCGTTGAAGGTCAAGTACAACATCCCCAGCGGTCACATATTGACGAcgaccaccaccacaaccacgaCGGCCACGACCACAAAGAAAGTGGCAACGACCAAGGCACGAGATCACAAGCCACCAAATGAGACAGTGGCAGCAAA GAGAGCCGAAGAAGACCATGAGACCGACGACGCAGAAGAGACGACGACCCCTACAGTGGAAGAACAAAACGAAAGCGGCTCGAAGAAACAAGGCAAAGTCCACCGAAAGCCGAAAACTATTAACAAGTCCGCGCGCACACCAAAGCGACAGGCGGAGGCATCAGTTTAG